In Gossypium hirsutum isolate 1008001.06 chromosome D06, Gossypium_hirsutum_v2.1, whole genome shotgun sequence, one genomic interval encodes:
- the LOC107901784 gene encoding G-type lectin S-receptor-like serine/threonine-protein kinase B120 — translation MGTHKRSPVVLLLASLTFLLFSFAHFCRAVNDTIKQGETIRDGHSLKSENNYFQLGFFSPVNSTSRYVGIWYTFDQKAVVWVANRKSPISDRNGVLRIEVDGKLVLRDGNNKLVWLAPVTSSANNTAARLHNTGNFVLSRNDSIDDSDANTALWQSFSNPTDTFLPGMRVPVSSKIGVSNPYRSWKSATDPSPGNYSMGVDPNGGQQIVIWGKEGRRWRSGQWNLQFFIGIPYMSNNVSSFHGFKISLPDETGTMYITYKPPTQDLFRFVISWEGKERQLKWDDDKKWLPLQSEPDPDNKCELYNYCGNYATCDRSNSRRICNCLEGFKPKFKDQWDQENWSAGCERKIQLQCQSTNRTSRENGKPDGFKKLKCTKLPDLATLLPSEENTEACGKRCLENCQCKAYAFVTGIRCMVWTGDLIDMQHFQQFQQAGNFPFFYRLHHSELDGGRKISNLVIVIICVVVASFLVASLWLLWRYKKKVKVSSMPCCKDKDVAIFDVSKSKRKEFSADLSGPSDILIDENQDNGPELPIFNFGVVAAATKNFYEGNKLGQGGFGAVYKGELPGGKEIAVKRLSGSSGQGLEEFKTEIILIARLQHRNLVRLLGCSIQGEEKLLIYEYMPNKSLDNLLFDATKKAELGWRSRLDIIEGIARGLLYLHRDSRLRIIHRDLKASNILLDAEMNPKISDFGMARMFQGNQNEANTVRVVGTYGYMSPEYAMEGLFSVKSDVYSFGVLLLEIVSGQRNTTFRSSDHTSLLSYAWRLWSEDKAIDLVDPSIRDTCSPNEVLKCIHIGMLCVQDSAVHRPTMAAVVLLLESETPTLPMPTKPTYTFLRSAIEEEYIGDAQEIVSSNDLTVTVIVGR, via the exons ATGGGAACTCATAAAAGAAGCCCAGTTGTTCTTCTTCTGGCTTCATTAACTTTTCTACTGTTTTCTTTTGCTCATTTTTGCCGTGCGGTTAATGATACAATCAAGCAAGGCGAAACAATAAGAGATGGCCACAGTTTGAAATCGGAGAATAATTATTTTCAACTAGGATTTTTCAGTCCTGTAAACTCCACATCTAGATATGTGGGGATATGGTACACGTTTGATCAGAAAGCAGTTGTTTGGGTTGCCAACAGAAAAAGTCCAATATCAGACAGAAATGGAGTTTTGAGGATTGAAGTTGATGGCAAATTAGTACTCCGCGATGGAAATAACAAATTAGTCTGGTTAGCTCCAGTTACAAGTTCGGCAAACAACACTGCAGCAAGACTCCATAATACTGGAAATTTCGTTCTATCAAGAAATGATAGCATTGATGATAGTGATGCTAATACTGCCTTATGGCAGAGTTTCAGTAACCCAACTGATACGTTTTTGCCAGGAATGAGAGTTCCAGTGAGTTCAAAAATAGGTGTGTCCAATCCTTACAGATCATGGAAATCAGCCACTGATCCTTCACCAGGGAACTACAGCATGGGCGTTGATCCTAATGGAGGACAACAGATAGTGATATGGGGTAAAGAGGGAAGGCGGTGGAGAAGTGGGCAATGGAATCTGCAGTTCTTCATAGGGATCCCCTATATGAGTAATAATGTTAGTTCCTTCCACGGCTTCAAAATTTCTTTGCCTGATGAAACTGGGACCATGTATATTACATACAAGCCGCCAACCCAAGATTTATTTAGATTTGTGATATCCTGGGAAGGTAAAGAACGGCAGTTAAAGTGGGATGATGATAAGAAGTGGCTACCTCTGCAATCAGAGCCTGACCCTGATAATAAATGTGAGCTTTATAATTATTGTGGGAATTATGCGACTTGTGACCGCTCAAATTCTCGTCGAATCTGTAATTGTTTAGAAGGGTTTAAACCAAAGTTTAAAGATCAGTGGGATCAAGAGAACTGGTCAGCTGGGTGTGAACGTAAGATCCAACTGCAATGCCAAAGCACGAATCGTACATCTCGGGAAAATGGTAAACCAGATGGATTTAAGAAACTCAAGTGCACCAAATTACCTGATTTAGCAACCTTGTTGCCATCTGAGGAGAACACAGAGGCTTGTGGAAAGAGATGCTTAGAAAATTGTCAATGTAAAGCATATGCATTTGTTACTGGGATTAGATGCATGGTATGGACAGGGGACTTGATCGATATGCAGCATTTTCAGCAATTTCAGCAAGCTGGGAATTTCCCGTTCTTCTACCGCCTCCATCATTCTGAATTAG ATGGCGGGAGGAAGATATCCAATCTTGTGATAGTTATAATTTGTGTGGTGGTGGCAAGTTTCTTGGTGGCATCTCTATGGCTACTATGGAGATACAAGAAGAAAGTGAAAG TTTCATCAATGCCATGTTGCAAAGACAAGGATGTAGCAATTTTCGATGTGTCCAAGTCCAAAAGAAAAGAATTTTCAGCAGATCTTTCAGGACCATCTGACATCCTTATAGATGAGAATCAAGATAATGGGCCAGAGTTACCAATTTTTAATTTCGGTGTTGTGGCTGCTGCAACAAAGAACTTTTATGAAGGAAACAAACTTGGGCAAGGAGGTTTTGGTGCTGTATACAAG GGAGAGCTTCCTGGAGGTAAAGAAATAGCAGTGAAGAGGCTTTCAGGAAGCTCCGGGCAAGGCTTAGAGGAGTTCAAAACTGAAATTATCTTGATTGCCAGACTGCAACATAGAAATCTTGTTAGACTATTGGGCTGCTCCATTCAAGGGGAAGAAAAGCTGCTGATTTATGAGTATATGCCCAATAAAAGTTTGGACAATCTTCTTTTTG ATGCAACCAAGAAAGCAGAGCTAGGCTGGAGATCCCGCCTGGACATTATCGAAGGCATCGCAAGAGGACTTCTTTATCTCCATCGAGATTCAAGACTCCGAATAATACATAGAGACTTAAAAGCCAGCAACATTTTGTTAGACGCAGAAATGAATCCAAAAATTTCAGACTTTGGTATGGCCAGAATGTTTCAGGGTAACCAAAATGAAGCAAATACAGTTCGAGTAGTTGGCACATA TGGATATATGTCACCTGAATATGCAATGGAAGGCCTcttttcagtaaaatcagatgTTTACAGCTTTGGGGTATTATTGTTAGAGATTGTTAGTGGCCAAAGGAATACTACCTTTCGCTCATCTGACCACACTAGTCTTCTCTCATAT GCATGGCGTCTTTGGAGTGAAGATAAAGCGATAGATTTGGTGGATCCTTCCATTCGAGATACATGCTCTCCAAATGAAGTGTTGAAATGTATACATATAGGGATGCTGTGCGTGCAAGATTCTGCAGTGCATAGACCAACAATGGCGGCCGTGGTGTTATTGCTCGAGAGTGAAACTCCCACGCTCCCCATGCCTACGAAACCTACTTATACTTTCCTGCGGAGCGCCATAGAAGAGGAATATATAGGGGACGCTCAGGAAATTGTATCTTCAAATGATCTCACGGTCACTGTGATAGTTGGAAGATag